The nucleotide window TTGAAAAATGTATCACTGATTTAGATTTAATGCACCGTTGGTTAAATCCGGCTTTGCGATGTGAGTCCGTTGGGCAATGGACGACAGAAATAGGCGGGCGCAGTCGTTTTATTATTAAAATTCCTGTGATAGAACCGACTTTAAAAAGTGTCGTTGTTAAACGAGAACCGGGTTTAATTGTTTGGGCGTTTGACGGGTTTTTTAAAGGGCGCGATCGCTGGGAATGTCAACCGAATATTAAGGGAACTCGCTTAATTAATCGCTTTGAGTTTACTATTCCTAATCCGGTCGTCCATTGGGGATTTAATCTTTTTGCGGCCAATTTGACTAAACAAGATATGAAAGCTCAATTAAAGCGACTTAAACGAGTAGCAGAAGAAATTTATCTCTTGGAAGGATCAAAATAATTTTTCCCCTTCTCGTGTGGGAAAAGGGGTTGAGGGGGTTCAAGATATAAACCTATTAAGATAGAGCTAGATTGGGGAAATTGTTAAATTTTTCTGTGAACTTGAGGAAAAATTATCCATGTAAGACATCATTATATAGTGCTTGATAACCTTCAACATTGGGGTGAAGACCATCACTGCTGAGATGCGATCTCACCCAATCTTCTCCTCGTGCCATCCACTTGTCAAAAATATCAATGTAAGGAATTTGCCGAATCTGACAAGCGCGTTTGGTGGCTTCTTTGAAACGATATTGATCGATATTATTAAAATAAAAACAATCTAAAAAAGGCATTTTAGCTTCATCTACCGGTGTCATCCCCACAAAAATGACCGGACATAACTTTTGTGCTTGAGCTAATAATTGGGAAATTTGCTCTTGAAAAAGGTCTAAATCCGTGAATAAACGCCCATCTGGCCGTCCTAAACGAGGAGAGTCATTAATCCCTACCGAAAGAATAATTAAATCAGGAAGACGATTTTTCAGTTCGCCTCGATAGCGATATTCTTGTTCTAAACGCTCAGTCACTTGAAAGACTCGATCGCCACGAATTCCTAAATTATATAAGACGTGTTCAACCGATTCTGTAGACATCCAATGACGACGCAAGCGTTCAACCCAACCGCCTCCCACCGGATCTCCGTAGCCATACACTAAACTATCCCCTAAAGCAACTACCCTAAGAGGGTAATTTGGCAATGTTTTTAAAGAATTAATCAGAGGACGAGTAATAGTCTGCATAAACTTATATAATTATGTACATATACTTAAGACGATGACCCCATTCTTACATTAATTTATATTAAGTTGCTGTGTCAAACAGCACATTATTATTCTCTCAACTCAGAACAAAGGTTAAAGATCAGACAGGTCATGGGTTTAAGTTTTTAATAAGATTTGTGCTAAGT belongs to Gloeothece citriformis PCC 7424 and includes:
- a CDS encoding SRPBCC family protein encodes the protein MSSPQIFEQTIQINASATVVEKCITDLDLMHRWLNPALRCESVGQWTTEIGGRSRFIIKIPVIEPTLKSVVVKREPGLIVWAFDGFFKGRDRWECQPNIKGTRLINRFEFTIPNPVVHWGFNLFAANLTKQDMKAQLKRLKRVAEEIYLLEGSK
- a CDS encoding GDSL-type esterase/lipase family protein encodes the protein MQTITRPLINSLKTLPNYPLRVVALGDSLVYGYGDPVGGGWVERLRRHWMSTESVEHVLYNLGIRGDRVFQVTERLEQEYRYRGELKNRLPDLIILSVGINDSPRLGRPDGRLFTDLDLFQEQISQLLAQAQKLCPVIFVGMTPVDEAKMPFLDCFYFNNIDQYRFKEATKRACQIRQIPYIDIFDKWMARGEDWVRSHLSSDGLHPNVEGYQALYNDVLHG